The proteins below come from a single bacterium genomic window:
- the plsY gene encoding glycerol-3-phosphate 1-O-acyltransferase PlsY: MQLALVIFAYFLGSVPFGLIIGRLAGKDVRTTGSGNIGATNVLRAAGKAAGVITLLLDVAKGYAAVAVAEQFSSPHHALPLICGAAALVGHCFPVFLRFRGGKGVATGLGIFLGIAPFYVIFALGAFLAVVTLTRLVSAGSIAGALAMPIALWIGGASSARIGVAAAMAALIIAKHHANIARLTRGQESRLGGEPPLP, translated from the coding sequence ATGCAGCTAGCGCTTGTCATCTTCGCATACTTCCTGGGCTCGGTCCCCTTCGGGCTGATTATAGGACGGCTGGCTGGCAAGGACGTCCGCACAACCGGCAGCGGCAACATCGGAGCCACAAACGTTCTGCGAGCTGCCGGCAAGGCGGCTGGCGTCATAACTCTTCTGCTTGACGTGGCAAAGGGCTACGCCGCCGTCGCGGTGGCCGAGCAATTCTCGTCTCCCCACCATGCTCTACCCCTCATCTGTGGCGCCGCAGCGCTGGTTGGGCACTGTTTTCCTGTATTCCTTAGGTTCCGAGGTGGCAAGGGCGTCGCTACGGGGCTTGGCATCTTCCTGGGCATTGCCCCCTTCTACGTCATCTTTGCACTCGGCGCATTCCTCGCGGTAGTGACGCTCACAAGGCTTGTATCCGCCGGTTCAATCGCTGGCGCGCTCGCGATGCCGATTGCCCTATGGATAGGAGGCGCCTCCTCTGCCCGCATCGGTGTGGCCGCCGCTATGGCCGCCCTGATCATCGCCAAACACCACGCAAATATCGCTCGTCTCACGAGGGGCCAGGAGAGTCGCCTCGGCGGAGAGCCTCCGCTCCCATAG